ATTGCAGAGGCCGCAATGTGGCTTTGCTCCGACAAGGCATCGTTTGTAACAGGAGCAAGCATTCCGGTTGACGGGGGAATGACAGCGGGTTAGTGTTCTCCTCATCGGGGTCGGTATCGGAATCGGGATCGAAAAATGTTATTTAGAAATTAATACTCATTCCTATACTGATAAAATGCTCTCCGGGTATTAATCATCCCCTTTGGGTGATTCAGGAGGCTCTCTTGATGCAAAAACTTCTGCTCGCCATAGAGTTCATCGTGGTCTATATAGTAATCCCTTCCGCAATTTTCCTCAGGTTTATAACCCTTAACAGAATCGCGATTCTTATAATTCTTTGTGCAACTTCAGTAGTATTTCTAGCAAGTGAACCGGAGTTCAGCATCAAAACACTCTTAAGGACCAAAATCAAAAAAGGACAGATACTTTGGGTATTGAAGCGTTTTTTACTTTCTGTACCAGCGCTCCTTCTCCTTGGAATGATTCTTGTTCCTGATGACCTTTTTACGGTTCCAGGTAAAGACCCATTATTCTGGACAGGTGGATCGGTTATTTATATCCTGCTTTCTGTTATCCCACAGGAGATTCTTTACAGGGTCTTTTTTTTTCACCGTTACAGGAAACTTTTCCCCGGCAAAGGTTTACTGCTATTTGCATCGACGGTAGTATTCTCTTTCGTGCACATCATCTACCTCAACCTTGTAGCAGTGGCACTAACCCTGGCAGGGGGTTATTTCTTCTCAAAAACCTACCAGGAGACAGACTCTTTTCTGCTTACAGTCATCGAACACTCCATCTATGGCTGCTTTCTTTTTGCTCTGGGGCTGGGTCCGGCTTTTTCATAATTGACAATCAGTTGAGGGTTAATTGTACTTCAGTATATTTGCGTGAGTTATTTTAATAAATTATTCTGAACCAACCCGGGAGCTTATTCCTGAAAAGGAGATTCTGATGAGAGTTCTACTTATTATCGCGGTGCTATCCTTAAGCGTTCAAGCAGAAAATCCATATACCTTGCAATTTTCAACTGAGTCGAAATATAATGCCGCAGAACATGCAGGGTCACCTCTGGGATGGCTTGAATCTGAGAGTACAATGGTGAATGCGGACCTGTCGATGTATTTTTATCGTGTCAGTAATAAAGTTTTTGATATCAACAACATTGCCCGAAACTTTGTTGCTCCTCATATAAGACTTTCCAATCCCGGAACTATTGTTTTCGATTTCTTCTACAGACCTGAAATAGCAATTAAGGACAGTGTAATAGATACCAGGATACCTCTGGCCCGCTTTGGACTTGGACTGGCAGGCGGAACTTCCAATGGAATTTTTCAGGCAGGAATAAAAGCGGACATGTTTGTTGGGAAGCAAGCACCAACAGGAATACCCGATAGACGTTTGGTACTTGGTTCCGATGAAGTGAGCATACATCTGGGGAGCAGGTTTCATGAACTGATAGGGATTGGTTTTTTTGCCGGAGCAAAGGGTTACATTGATTCTCTGCAAAGCCAGGATCCTGAGAACTATCAAGACAGGTTTTTTTCCGGGGCCTTTCCGTTACTGGGAGGGTTTATTGATGCTGGAAAGAGCGGTTTTCCTCTCCGGAGCAACTTCAGCC
The sequence above is a segment of the Fibrobacter sp. genome. Coding sequences within it:
- a CDS encoding CPBP family intramembrane metalloprotease, translated to MQKLLLAIEFIVVYIVIPSAIFLRFITLNRIAILIILCATSVVFLASEPEFSIKTLLRTKIKKGQILWVLKRFLLSVPALLLLGMILVPDDLFTVPGKDPLFWTGGSVIYILLSVIPQEILYRVFFFHRYRKLFPGKGLLLFASTVVFSFVHIIYLNLVAVALTLAGGYFFSKTYQETDSFLLTVIEHSIYGCFLFALGLGPAFS
- a CDS encoding SDR family oxidoreductase — translated: IAEAAMWLCSDKASFVTGASIPVDGGMTAG